The Streptomyces sp. NBC_00224 genome contains the following window.
GGCCGTCGAGAACGCCTCCAAGACGCAGGACGGGCGCACCATCACCCCCAACACGATCTACGACGGCACCAACAAGCGCTTCGTACAGGGCTGGTCGGGCACCCCGTACAACCCCTCGAACGAGGACGACAGGTCGTACGGGCCGATCACCGTCCGGTCCGCCACCGACCTCTCAGTGAACGCGGTGTACGCGCAGATGGCCGTCGACGTCGGCCCCAAGAGCGTCCGGCAGACCGCCGTGAGCCTGGGCATCCCCTCCAGCACGCCCGACATGCCCAACGGACCCTCCATCGCGCTCGGCACCGCGACCGCCTCCGTCCTGGACATGACCGAGGCGTACGCGACGCTCGCCAACCACGGCAAGCACGGCACGTACACGATGGTCGAGTCCGTCACCAAGGACGGCGAGAAGGTGGAACTGCCCGCACAGGACGACAAGCAGGCCGTCACCCGCGAGGCCGCCGACACCACCACCTCGATCCTCCAGAGCGTGGTGGAAGGCGGCACCGGTACGGCCGCGCAGGCCTCGGGCCGTACGTCCGCGGGCAAGACCGGCACCGCCGAGGACGACAAGGCGGCCTGGTTCGCGGGCTACACGCCCGATCTGGCCACCGTGGTCGCGGTGATGGGCCAGGACCCCGACACGGCCGCCCAGAAGCCGCTGTACGGCGCCCTCGGCCTGCCCCGGATGAACGGCGGCGGGCCGCCCGCGCAGGTGTGGGCGCAGTACACGGCCGGCGCGCTCAAGGGCACCGAGCCGCAGGACTTCGACCTCCAGCTCCAGGAGGGCGCGTCCGTGCCGCCGCCGGTCGAGACCCAGGCCCCCAACCCGAACCCGCCGGGCCAGACCGAGGGCCAGGACCAGGGCCAGACGCAAGGGCAGACCCAGGGCCAGACGCAGGGCCAGACCCAGGGCGGGACCACCAACGGCGGCGCCACCACGGGCGGCACGACGACGGGCGGGACCACCGGGGGCACCACCGGAGCCACCACCGACGGAGGCACCACGACCGGCGGCACCACCGGCGGACCGACCGACGGAGGCACCACCACGGGCGGCACCACCGACGGCGGCGCCACCGGAGGAACCACGGACGGCGGGCCCACCAACGGCGGGACGACGGCGGGCACGGACGGCGGCCCCACCACGGGCGGCACGACGACGGGGACGACGGCCGGCGGCGCCAACCGCCCACGCCGCCAGCCGCGCGCGTAGGAGCGGTCCGGGTCAGTGGCCGGAGGTGGCCTTGAGACCGACCACGGCCACCAGGAGCAGACAGACGAAGAAGATCCGGGCGGCGGTCGCGGGCTCACCGAGCACCACCATGCCGAGCACCGCCGCACCGGCCGCGCCGATGCCCACCCAGACGCCGTAGGCGGTACCGATGGGCAGGGTCTTGGCGGCCTGCGAGAGCAGCATCATCGAGGCGACGATCCCGACGCCGGTGAAGAGGCTGGGCCACAGCCGGGTGAATCCGTCGGTGTACTTCATCCCGATCGACCAGCCGACTTCGAGCAGACCGGCGACGAGCAGCAGAACCCAGGCCATGACAGGCACCTCCGAGAGACGTACGCGCGCGTACGTCCGCACGCGCGGGGTGCGTCGTCTTGTCGTAACCCGGTACGACGCGTCTCGTCGGGGTGCTTCAAAGATAGCAAAGTGCGGCGAAAGGGCAGCGAAAAGGGCTGGTGACAGGGGTCACCAGCCCTTGGCGTCCGCCTTTGGGACGGGGCCAGACGGGGTCAGAGATACAACCCGGTCGAGTCCTCCGACACCCGCTCCGAGGCGACGGCGTGCAGATCGCGCTCCCGCATCAGTACGTAGGCGATGCCGCGCACCTCGACCTCGGCGCGGTCCTCGGGGTCGTACAGCACCCGGTCGCCCGGCTCGACGGTCCGGACGTTCTGCCCGACCGCGACCACCTCGGCCCAGGCCAGCCGCTTGCCGACGGCGGCGGTCGCCGGGATGAGGATGCCACCGCCGGAGCGCCGTTCGCCCTCGGGTGTGTCGGACCGGACCAGCACGCGGTCGTGGAGCATCCGGATGGGCAGCTTGTCGTGGGTGTTCTCGCTCACGGACCGAACCTACCTGCCCCGGCCCCCGGCGTATGCCGAAGGGCCGGGGAGAAGCAGGACGAGGAGGCGGGGGTCAGTCCCGGCGCCTCTTGGCCGACGACATGGCGAGCAGCCCGACGAGACCGACGGCCAGGAGCGCGACCGGCACGATGCGCTCGACGCGGGGCGCGCCGTCCTCGCTCACGAACTGGGCCTTCACGTCCGAGACGGTCCGGTTCACGGCGACGAAGGCCCGGCCCGCGGTGCGGTCCACGGCCGAGGCGACCTTGGCCTTCGCGTCGCCGACGATCGTCCCCGGGTGCAGGCGCACGCCGATCTCGTCGAGCGTCACCGCGAGCTGGTCCCGGCGGCTCCTGATGTCCGCCTCGATCTGCGCAGGGGTCCTGGCTTCCGACACTGCGCCGCCTCCGTCGTTTGCTGGGGTACGGGGTGTTGTACGTGGTGTTGCGTCATCGACAGTCTGTCAGCTCCGCCGCCGATGCACTGTCACAGGCCCCCATTAGGCTCTGCTGGAGTACGCCACACCCCCGCCCCTTCCGGAGGAAGATCCCATGAGCGAGCGACTCGTCCCCGGCGACACCGCCCCCGCCTTCACCCTGCCCGACGCGGACGGCAACGAGGTCTCGCTCGCGGACCACAAGGGCCGCAAGGTCATCGTGTACTTCTACTCGGCCGCCCTCACCCCCGGCTGCACCAAGCAGGCCTGCGACTTCACGGACAACCTGTCCCTCCTGGCCACCGCCGGCTACGACGTGATCGGCGTCTCCCCCGACAAGCCGGAGAAGCTCGCGAAGTTCCGCGAGAAGGAGTCCCTCAAGGTCACCCTCGTCAGCGACCCGTCGAAGGAGGTCCTGGAGGCGTACGGGGCGTACGGCGAGAAGAAGCTGTACGGCAAGACGGTGACCGGCGTCATCCGCTCCACGGTGATCGTGGACGAGGAGGGCAAGGTCGAGCGCGCGCTGTACAACGTGAAGGCGACGGGGCATGTCGCAAAGATCATCAGGGATCTG
Protein-coding sequences here:
- a CDS encoding multidrug efflux SMR transporter gives rise to the protein MAWVLLLVAGLLEVGWSIGMKYTDGFTRLWPSLFTGVGIVASMMLLSQAAKTLPIGTAYGVWVGIGAAGAAVLGMVVLGEPATAARIFFVCLLLVAVVGLKATSGH
- the bcp gene encoding thioredoxin-dependent thiol peroxidase, whose product is MSERLVPGDTAPAFTLPDADGNEVSLADHKGRKVIVYFYSAALTPGCTKQACDFTDNLSLLATAGYDVIGVSPDKPEKLAKFREKESLKVTLVSDPSKEVLEAYGAYGEKKLYGKTVTGVIRSTVIVDEEGKVERALYNVKATGHVAKIIRDLGI
- a CDS encoding DUF3618 domain-containing protein, producing MSEARTPAQIEADIRSRRDQLAVTLDEIGVRLHPGTIVGDAKAKVASAVDRTAGRAFVAVNRTVSDVKAQFVSEDGAPRVERIVPVALLAVGLVGLLAMSSAKRRRD
- a CDS encoding co-chaperone GroES, with protein sequence MSENTHDKLPIRMLHDRVLVRSDTPEGERRSGGGILIPATAAVGKRLAWAEVVAVGQNVRTVEPGDRVLYDPEDRAEVEVRGIAYVLMRERDLHAVASERVSEDSTGLYL